In Methanomicrobium antiquum, one DNA window encodes the following:
- a CDS encoding flavodoxin family protein, with product MKIKVLGFATSPRRHGNSEDLLEFLLEAMSNESDVITEKIALSDYDVKPCRGCNACEKKGVCVIKDDMPALLEKIKEADIVVLSAPIYCMSVCSQAKALIDRMQVFRSIKYVLKKPVVPPENKGKRMGIFLSTAGQDWDTVFDAAIPVVKCFFHLCEITEKNTEYLMINSVDKKGEIKKHSDAKILAEKLGKDAILKIRDLKVK from the coding sequence ATGAAAATAAAAGTTCTCGGATTTGCAACAAGTCCAAGACGGCATGGAAATTCTGAGGACCTGTTGGAGTTTCTTTTAGAAGCAATGTCAAATGAATCAGATGTAATAACTGAAAAAATAGCTTTGTCTGATTATGACGTAAAACCATGCCGCGGATGCAATGCCTGCGAAAAAAAAGGAGTTTGTGTAATAAAAGACGACATGCCCGCACTTCTTGAAAAAATAAAAGAGGCTGACATTGTTGTTTTATCAGCGCCGATTTACTGTATGAGTGTTTGTTCGCAGGCAAAAGCCTTAATAGACAGGATGCAGGTTTTTCGCTCGATTAAATATGTACTTAAAAAGCCCGTTGTCCCTCCGGAAAATAAAGGAAAAAGAATGGGGATTTTTTTATCAACAGCAGGACAGGACTGGGACACTGTTTTCGATGCCGCAATTCCGGTTGTAAAATGCTTTTTTCATCTCTGTGAAATCACTGAAAAGAACACAGAATATCTCATGATTAACAGTGTTGATAAAAAAGGTGAAATAAAAAAGCACTCTGATGCAAAGATTTTAGCGGAAAAATTAGGAAAAGATGCAATTTTAAAAATCAGGGATTTAAAGGTGAAATAA
- a CDS encoding peroxiredoxin, which yields MCMDMEYCECAEIRSMPIIGEPAPDFEAVTSQGPIKLSDYKGKWVVLFSHPADFTPVCTTEFMAFAEIYDELVALNTQLIGLSIDSVHSHIAWVRNIKEKMGVDIKFPIIADLSMNVAKLYGMIHEAQSSTAAVRAVFFIDPEGKMRAMIYYPLSNGRYMPEIVRILKAFQTSDEHHVATPANWQPGDKVIVPAPATQKESYERLSQGYECKDWYLCFKKV from the coding sequence ATGTGTATGGATATGGAATATTGTGAATGTGCAGAAATACGCTCAATGCCAATCATAGGTGAGCCTGCACCTGATTTTGAGGCAGTAACCAGTCAGGGTCCAATCAAACTTTCAGATTACAAAGGAAAATGGGTTGTTTTATTCTCACACCCGGCAGACTTTACGCCGGTGTGTACAACAGAGTTCATGGCCTTTGCAGAGATATATGATGAACTTGTAGCATTAAACACTCAGTTAATCGGACTTTCGATTGACAGCGTTCACTCTCACATTGCATGGGTCAGAAACATAAAAGAAAAGATGGGTGTCGATATAAAATTCCCGATAATTGCAGATTTGAGCATGAATGTCGCAAAACTCTATGGAATGATTCATGAGGCACAGAGTTCAACTGCGGCAGTCCGTGCGGTATTTTTCATCGATCCTGAAGGTAAGATGAGGGCAATGATTTATTATCCGCTCTCAAACGGAAGATACATGCCTGAGATTGTAAGAATTTTAAAGGCATTCCAGACAAGCGATGAGCACCATGTTGCAACACCTGCAAACTGGCAGCCGGGCGACAAGGTAATTGTTCCTGCACCTGCAACCCAGAAAGAATCTTATGAGAGGCTTTCACAGGGCTACGAATGCAAGGACTGGTATCTCTGCTTTAAAAAGGTTTAG
- the radC gene encoding RadC family protein, protein MPRIKTIKDTLEQDRPREKISRLGPQSLKNRELIAAIIGRGIPGRDVNAIASDIEKVLDETDGKPDLQDLLNIGGMGLSKASQIVAAFELFRRYSDEKIIKVTCPEDVLPAVNYLKGKTQEYFICMTLNGAGEIIKDRIITVGLLNHSPVHPREVFADAITDRCASVILVHNHPSGNPEPSSQDIDVTKRLCEAGGILGIEVLDHLIVANRGYVSFKKRGLI, encoded by the coding sequence ATGCCAAGAATAAAAACAATAAAAGACACACTCGAACAGGACAGACCCCGTGAGAAGATTTCAAGGCTTGGCCCGCAAAGTCTTAAAAACCGGGAACTTATTGCCGCTATAATCGGACGCGGCATTCCCGGAAGAGATGTCAATGCAATAGCATCAGACATTGAAAAAGTACTTGACGAAACCGATGGAAAACCGGACTTGCAGGATCTTTTAAACATCGGCGGAATGGGTCTTTCAAAAGCATCACAGATTGTTGCCGCATTTGAACTTTTCCGCCGTTACTCTGATGAAAAGATAATCAAAGTGACATGCCCTGAAGATGTGCTTCCAGCCGTTAACTACCTTAAAGGAAAAACGCAGGAATATTTCATCTGTATGACATTAAACGGCGCCGGAGAAATAATCAAAGACAGAATCATAACTGTAGGACTTTTAAATCACAGTCCGGTTCATCCAAGGGAAGTATTTGCCGATGCAATAACTGACAGATGTGCTTCAGTGATTCTTGTTCACAACCACCCTTCAGGCAATCCTGAGCCCTCATCACAGGATATAGATGTTACAAAAAGACTCTGCGAGGCCGGTGGAATTCTTGGAATAGAAGTTTTGGATCATCTGATTGTTGCAAACAGAGGATATGTAAGCTTTAAAAAAAGAGGGCTTATTTAA
- a CDS encoding desulfoferrodoxin FeS4 iron-binding domain-containing protein produces the protein MTNVSQEGEIFVCEICGNVVEVKEAGGGELVCCGEPMVLETE, from the coding sequence ATGACGAATGTAAGTCAGGAAGGCGAAATTTTTGTCTGCGAAATTTGTGGGAATGTAGTTGAAGTAAAAGAGGCCGGCGGCGGCGAACTTGTATGTTGCGGCGAGCCTATGGTTCTTGAAACGGAGTGA
- a CDS encoding flavodoxin family protein, whose amino-acid sequence MTCQIIALMGSPIPDGNCGKLLEKAISGAKDAGCNVVRVDVPSLKFSPCMEHFYCEKNEGCMINDDFSPFLKRFKGADGFIVAMPVMTMGVPGALKSFMDRFQVYFMAKYVRHMPVITKEQKKWRKTLLLSIGGMNIPNDFDGIKLTMDAFCDIIDAPLYGEVLQNDMDNIKDITTRPEVLQAAYDTAFEMCSAIITDKDKYQPLNE is encoded by the coding sequence ATGACCTGTCAGATTATTGCACTTATGGGAAGTCCGATTCCGGATGGAAATTGTGGGAAACTTTTAGAAAAAGCAATTTCCGGTGCGAAAGACGCCGGATGCAATGTTGTAAGGGTTGATGTTCCCTCTCTTAAATTTTCACCCTGTATGGAGCATTTTTACTGTGAAAAAAATGAGGGCTGTATGATAAATGATGACTTTTCACCGTTTTTAAAGCGATTTAAAGGGGCTGACGGCTTTATTGTAGCAATGCCTGTAATGACAATGGGAGTTCCCGGTGCACTGAAATCATTTATGGACAGATTTCAGGTATATTTTATGGCAAAATATGTGCGCCATATGCCTGTCATTACAAAGGAGCAGAAAAAATGGAGAAAGACACTTCTTCTTTCGATTGGCGGGATGAATATTCCAAACGATTTTGATGGAATAAAGCTTACAATGGATGCATTTTGTGATATAATTGACGCTCCGCTTTATGGTGAGGTTCTTCAAAATGATATGGATAATATTAAGGATATAACAACACGTCCTGAAGTTTTGCAGGCGGCATATGATACAGCCTTTGAGATGTGCTCTGCAATAATAACCGACAAGGATAAATATCAGCCTTTGAATGAATAA
- a CDS encoding carboxymuconolactone decarboxylase family protein has product MCEGSMDELGKKIGKVPVIFKELEKTDPLMHEKILAFDHLVWDDGALTRQQKKIIAIAIAAALRDEHAVYAQIAGAKNLGVKKEEIDEGLRVAFLLAGMPAYVYGKTKLEEAYK; this is encoded by the coding sequence ATGTGTGAAGGAAGTATGGATGAACTTGGAAAAAAGATTGGAAAAGTGCCTGTTATTTTCAAAGAGCTTGAAAAAACAGATCCTCTGATGCATGAGAAAATTCTTGCATTTGACCATCTTGTATGGGATGACGGAGCACTTACAAGACAGCAGAAAAAGATAATTGCAATCGCAATTGCCGCGGCACTACGTGACGAGCATGCTGTCTATGCACAGATTGCCGGTGCAAAAAATCTCGGTGTCAAAAAAGAAGAGATAGATGAAGGTCTTCGAGTCGCATTCCTCCTTGCAGGAATGCCTGCGTATGTATACGGCAAAACAAAGCTTGAGGAAGCTTATAAATAA
- a CDS encoding flavodoxin family protein, whose product MVKVIGITASPKTHGNTEKLLESFLRGAEKEGAETEKIKLKDLLYTSCQGCNKCHRTGRCVLNDDLKILLNRIVTEADVLVLASPIYSMTITAEMKAFIDRGQYMWARKFVLKNLSFDEEHLKTHKGVFVSTAGMNRKDVFDAAFPVVRAFFNDAGYEYTTNITAEGMDNFGTIEQRPDKLKEAEDAGREVVLSLKNAVKN is encoded by the coding sequence ATGGTTAAAGTAATAGGAATTACAGCAAGCCCGAAGACTCATGGGAATACAGAAAAGCTCCTTGAAAGCTTTCTTAGAGGAGCAGAGAAAGAAGGAGCAGAAACTGAGAAGATAAAGTTAAAAGATCTTTTATATACAAGCTGTCAGGGATGCAATAAATGCCACAGAACAGGAAGGTGCGTATTAAACGATGATCTAAAAATACTTCTTAACAGAATCGTGACAGAAGCAGACGTTCTTGTTCTGGCATCCCCGATTTATTCTATGACAATTACTGCCGAGATGAAGGCATTCATCGACAGAGGACAGTATATGTGGGCAAGAAAATTTGTGCTGAAAAATCTCTCATTTGATGAGGAGCACCTAAAGACCCATAAGGGAGTTTTTGTATCAACCGCCGGTATGAACAGAAAAGATGTCTTTGATGCTGCATTTCCTGTTGTAAGAGCGTTTTTCAACGATGCAGGATATGAATACACAACAAATATCACTGCAGAAGGAATGGATAACTTCGGCACGATTGAGCAAAGACCGGATAAATTAAAAGAAGCAGAAGATGCCGGGCGGGAAGTGGTATTAAGCCTTAAAAATGCAGTCAAAAATTAA
- a CDS encoding HIT family protein: MNRNKIEENKALSKKTENSENSNHKPSENVLEKTPENIPESNFKCPFCSPDPASVIAESELCYAKKDDFPVLPGHVLVIPKRHFSYYFDAEKSERDSMWDMVSLCREILDKEYSPDGYNIIINAGDAAWQKVMHMHIHIIPRMSGEKAPEKLQMYKV; encoded by the coding sequence ATGAATCGAAATAAAATTGAGGAAAATAAGGCATTGTCTAAAAAAACAGAAAATTCAGAAAACTCAAATCATAAACCTTCAGAAAATGTCCTGGAAAAGACTCCCGAAAATATCCCAGAGAGTAATTTCAAATGCCCTTTCTGCAGTCCTGACCCGGCATCAGTCATTGCTGAGTCAGAATTATGTTATGCAAAAAAAGATGATTTTCCGGTTCTTCCAGGTCATGTTCTGGTAATTCCAAAGAGACATTTTTCATATTATTTTGATGCAGAAAAATCCGAGCGTGATTCAATGTGGGATATGGTATCTTTATGCAGGGAAATTTTGGATAAAGAATACTCTCCTGACGGCTATAACATAATCATCAATGCCGGAGATGCCGCATGGCAGAAAGTGATGCATATGCACATCCACATAATTCCACGCATGTCTGGTGAAAAAGCACCGGAAAAACTTCAGATGTATAAAGTCTGA